In Bactrocera oleae isolate idBacOlea1 chromosome 5, idBacOlea1, whole genome shotgun sequence, a genomic segment contains:
- the LOC106622654 gene encoding uncharacterized protein isoform X1, protein MIWSSFATKFGKNMDYWLKQTILSDNQDLSTVCFKLLSWLDAELCGTMTYKYIETILTGAVFVDIIFEIMGEEMTKDLMETHAHHRLFLKDNCKILSEVGVTVHSAANILTTPEGYKYIFTIENILKHFLIDVNLIYNYKRSSKNISIDNAKYKMLLIVQRIFQLPPKNIDISVNRLVSHCDFSLLGHIFLEETNSLHICKYKILEHKICKKISQGNISSSFIKSMYVTASSSLKGNTFLKSCLRNDVFGTSLVQFFMLFFENLEKEGYNITINSQHKLSDIIFLVHCALHSKTSCSQLNKTIRTNKSVAQLIKKSFFIY, encoded by the exons ATGATTTGGAGTTCTTTCGcaacaaaatttg GGAAGAATATGGATTATTGGCTTAAACAAACCATATTATCAGACAATCAGGATTTATCAACCGTTTGCTTCAAATTGCTTAGCTGGTTGGATGCCGAACTTTGTGGCACAATGacgtataaatatattgaaacaattcTTACGGGTGCCGTGTTCGTTGATATCATATTTGAAATAATGGGAGAAGAAATGACTAAAGATTTAATGGAGACACATGCGCACCACAGGCTATTTTTAAAagataattgtaaaatattaagtgAAGTAGGGGTAACTGTACATTCAGCTGCTAATATTTTAACAACTCCTGaaggatataaatatatttttacgattGAAAACATACTAAAACATTTTCTAATTGATGTTAACTTGATTTATAATTATAAGCGGTcatcaaaaaatataagtatagaTAATGCGAAGTACAAAATGCTGTTAATAGTTCAAAGAATCTTCCAGTTGCCAccgaaaaatattgatatttccGTGAATAGGTTGGTATCTCATTGTGATTTTTCTTTACTTGGGCATATTTTTTTAGAAGAAACAAATAGcttacatatttgcaaatataagattttagaacataaaatttgcaaaaaaatttcccaAGGAAATATAAGTTCATCTTTTATAAAATCGATGTATGTAACAGCCTCAAGTTCATTAAAGGGGAACACCTTTTTAAAATCATGCCTTAGAAATGATGTTTTCGGTACTAGCTTGGTACAATTTTTCATGCTATTTTTTGAAAACCTTGAAAAAGAAggatataatattacaataaattccCAGCATAAGTTATCtgacataatttttttagtgcATTGTGCACTACATTCAAAAACATCTTGTtctcaattaaataaaacaattcgtACTAACAAAAGCGTTGCACAACTTATAAAAaagtcattttttatttattaa
- the LOC106622654 gene encoding uncharacterized protein isoform X2 — MDYWLKQTILSDNQDLSTVCFKLLSWLDAELCGTMTYKYIETILTGAVFVDIIFEIMGEEMTKDLMETHAHHRLFLKDNCKILSEVGVTVHSAANILTTPEGYKYIFTIENILKHFLIDVNLIYNYKRSSKNISIDNAKYKMLLIVQRIFQLPPKNIDISVNRLVSHCDFSLLGHIFLEETNSLHICKYKILEHKICKKISQGNISSSFIKSMYVTASSSLKGNTFLKSCLRNDVFGTSLVQFFMLFFENLEKEGYNITINSQHKLSDIIFLVHCALHSKTSCSQLNKTIRTNKSVAQLIKKSFFIY, encoded by the coding sequence ATGGATTATTGGCTTAAACAAACCATATTATCAGACAATCAGGATTTATCAACCGTTTGCTTCAAATTGCTTAGCTGGTTGGATGCCGAACTTTGTGGCACAATGacgtataaatatattgaaacaattcTTACGGGTGCCGTGTTCGTTGATATCATATTTGAAATAATGGGAGAAGAAATGACTAAAGATTTAATGGAGACACATGCGCACCACAGGCTATTTTTAAAagataattgtaaaatattaagtgAAGTAGGGGTAACTGTACATTCAGCTGCTAATATTTTAACAACTCCTGaaggatataaatatatttttacgattGAAAACATACTAAAACATTTTCTAATTGATGTTAACTTGATTTATAATTATAAGCGGTcatcaaaaaatataagtatagaTAATGCGAAGTACAAAATGCTGTTAATAGTTCAAAGAATCTTCCAGTTGCCAccgaaaaatattgatatttccGTGAATAGGTTGGTATCTCATTGTGATTTTTCTTTACTTGGGCATATTTTTTTAGAAGAAACAAATAGcttacatatttgcaaatataagattttagaacataaaatttgcaaaaaaatttcccaAGGAAATATAAGTTCATCTTTTATAAAATCGATGTATGTAACAGCCTCAAGTTCATTAAAGGGGAACACCTTTTTAAAATCATGCCTTAGAAATGATGTTTTCGGTACTAGCTTGGTACAATTTTTCATGCTATTTTTTGAAAACCTTGAAAAAGAAggatataatattacaataaattccCAGCATAAGTTATCtgacataatttttttagtgcATTGTGCACTACATTCAAAAACATCTTGTtctcaattaaataaaacaattcgtACTAACAAAAGCGTTGCACAACTTATAAAAaagtcattttttatttattaa
- the LOC118680960 gene encoding uncharacterized protein: WKCYLAIWYQGQIKMIACDDERSVALYKAAIAKVGEVYPGAKLVAVDRKDIPSRPRARVWIPATPSKPDQIMQLIRACNPCLPTEGWKFIRAFYNSVAESGVETKRAMMQILLLLTKESIEPLAKSGGEINYGFTKVRTIPYKSDANAADPLASESEACEVEEDPMESSSDVESIEQGECSSGSELSARLSNLYTERELLSDSLEDADTTLVNASSTN; the protein is encoded by the coding sequence tggaagtgctacttagcaatatggtaccagggccagattaaaatgattgcttgcgatgatgagagatcggtcgcactatacaaagctgctatagccaaggtaggGGAGGTATACCCCGGCGCAAAACTGGTAGCAGTAGATAGAAAGGACATACCATCCAGACCGagagcaagggtatggatcccggctacaccatcaaaGCCGGAtcagattatgcagctcataagagcctgcaacccgtgTCTGCCCACGGAGGGGTGGAAGTTCATCAGGGCATTTTACAATAGtgtagcagaatctggcgtggagaccaagAGAGCAatgatgcagattctgctgttactAACAAAGGAATCCATagaaccgctggcgaaaagtggcggggagataaacTACGGTTTCACGAAAGTGAGAACTATACCATACAAGTCGGACGCCAATGCTGCAGACCCTCTAGCATCGGAAAGCGAGGcatgcgaagtagaggaagatcctatggagtcctcgagcgatgtagaaagtatagagcaaggtgagtgttcttccgGGTCTGAGCTTTCTGCCAGACTTTcaaacttgtatactgagagagaACTTTTGAGCGACTCTCTGGAAGACGCAGATACAACAttagttaatgcgtcttctacaaattaa